A region of the Pseudodesulfovibrio sp. JC047 genome:
AAGGACAGGATGGACAATCCGTTTTCTACGTCGGGCCACAGATCATTGAAGCAATCACCTCGGTCAAACGGTGGAGTCAGGCCAGCGGATGGCGCGAATTGCGCCCCGGCACGGACTACACCACTGTTCCCGGACGGAACTGGGTCTCCTTTGCCACACCGCTTCATCTGGGCAACAAGGTCCAGATCGTTTTCACGACTTCCCCGGAACTGGATATCGTCTACACCAACTGGAATTGCGATCTCGGAAACTTCATCTACAGGTATCACCGCGCTTCAAATCGATAGGACAAAAAAAAGGCTGGGAAAATCATTTCCCGGCCTTCCTTCCTGCATGATCTCTCTTGGACAGACTCCACAAAGACCAACAACAGTCAAAAATCACGCGACAGCGGCTACCACTCTTTCACATTCCGATCCGCATATTCGAAGTACTCGCCTCGCTTGATGCTGAATTCGTGATCGAAAAAGGCCGATGAAATAAGAAATTCGGCGGACGACCGATTGCTGGCCGTCGGGATATTGTACAAAACAGCCAAACGCAACAACGCCTTCACATCCACATCATGCGGCTGTGGTTCCATGGGATCCCAAAAAAAGATGAGGATATCGACCTCGCCCCCCGCGATCAATGCACCAAGTTGCTGATCGCCGCCCAACGGACCGGATTTCAACCGCCGGACCTTCTTGAATGTCACGCCATCCTTTTTCGATGATCGCTCCTTGAACAGCGTCTCGACCATCCGTCCGGTGGTTCCTGTGGCAATCAAATGATGTTCCACCATCATGGTCCGATTGCAATCAATGAAATCCAACAGCTCACCTTTACAATTATCATGCGCCACAACAGCGATATTTTTCACTTTTTTCATGGTATCTCCCATATCTATTCAGATCAACGGTTCTCGACCGCCGCACATATTCTGCACCTTTCATACCGGCAGCTCAAGGACCATTTTCCCCCACCGACCTCGACGTGCCCACCGAGAATGGGCACCTCTTTATCGAAAAAGCGTCATCCCCATACCAGAAAAAAGCTTTGTGCGCACCAGACACTTGACATTATATGAGGATGAATGTCATTTTCAATTAAACAAATTAATCCCCTGTTTCATGGACAGAATCAGCCGGTATTTCGAACTGTTGTCTTCGACGCTGTCTCAAAATGAAAACGCTCTTTCAGGACGAAACAGCTTCGCAAAAACCTAACAGGGGAAAACAGTCCAAGGAGCTTTGATGCACACGATATCAACAGACGGCATTTCAGACGCAGTTGCGGACACCTTGTTTATCACGCTGTATATGCGATGCCTCGAAACACAACGGTCCGACCGGATTATCAACGACCCAGAGGCGTGCCGCATGGTCGAAACGCTGAAGTATGATTTCTCCGTCTACGACGCAGCCACCCGAAGCCAGATCGGCACCTGCATCCGAGTCAGGACATTTGATACCATCACCACAGAGTTCATTGAAACACACGCCGATCCGGTGATCGTCAACCTCGGATGCGGTCTGGATACTCGATCCAACAGGATCGGACTGGATAAAGGCGTGTATTACAATATAGATCTCCCGGAAGTCATGGAACTGCGAGACATCCTGCTCCCGCCCGATGATAAAAATATTTCCATCCACACATCCCTCTTTGACATGACCTGGATGCGAGATATCAGAAACGTCCACCCAGACGCCGATATCCTGGTGCTCTCCGAGGGGGTTCTGATGTATTTCACGGAAGCGGAAATTCGTCCTGTCCTTGAAGAAATTGCCCGGATCCTCTCCCCCGGCGAACTGGTCTTTGACGCATGCACGGACTTCGGCTGCAAAATGTCATCCCGTCACGACACCATCAAGCACACAAACGCCCGCTTTCAATGGGGACTCAATGACAACACCCTGCCGGAGCAATGGGCACCCAATATCCACCTGCACGATGTGTCCTATTACATGCATCAGGAAAAACACCGCTGGGACACGGTATCGAAATGCATGGCCTATATCCCGGCTTTTGCCAAGGCATTCAAAATGCTTCACTACACCATAGCTCCGGCCCGGGCCTGAGCACATCCGCCCACCACACGAAGCAGGGCCTGCTCCGCCGTCACTTAACCACGACACACAGCCTCGAAACACACGTTTCGGGGCTTTCACCCATTCCCCGCCCAACCGCTCACCGATTTTGCTTGACTTTATAGTTTAGAACCTTTACTAAAGTTTCATGACCAGCAAGGAAAATTCTATCAAGGCACTGACCGGCAGGCTGCGACGTATCATCACCAAACACGCCAGGATCGAAGAACTCCCGATCCGTACAGGCACAAACGTCGGCCTGACAGCCAAGGAAGTCCACTGCCTGAACGCCATCGGCGAACAGGAAGGTGCCAATGTCAAACAGATCGGCGACATGCTAGACGTGACCAAAAGTGCGGCCTCGCAAATGATCGGAAAACTTGAAAAAAAAGGGTTCACGCGAAAAGGAAAAGCCGTGGGTAATGACAAGGAAATCCTGGTTTCTCTCACCGATGCCGGATGGGAGGCGTTTCAGGCGCACAAGGAATTTCATGAACGCCATTTCACAACGCTTGTAGATAGACTGGAAGCCTTTCCAGACACACAAATTGCGGTGGCCGCCGCCATTCTCGCCACCGTGGAGACCACGGTGGACGAACGGATTGCGGAATTGTTTACTGACTAATTTTTTCCCGACTCATGGCTGAGCCCCCCCTCTCCAAATCAAAAAACCACACTGATCTTTTTTTTGGCTTAAAAGGTTAAATCTCTAAACCATAATTTTGCCTCCACTCAACGCCATGCACAATGCGCTTCCGGAAAAAACGGCCCTCAAACCAAGGATTCTCATGTCTCATCACTCCCAGGCCGCACCGACCAGACATAAAGGTCCCGGTCCCACCAGTTTCTGGATACAATCCGCCGACGCCGTCTTCAATCACCTGCCCCTGCACACCGGCATGACCTTCATGGACGCCGGATGCGGTGCCGGGGAATATACCCTCCATGCCGCCCGAATGCTCGGTCCTACGGGACACGTCATTGCCCTGGACACCGTGGAGTCATCGGTCGCATGGTTGAACACCACCCAACATGAACCGGGCATGGCGCCGATACAGGGTCACATCTGCGACATCACCACGCCGTTGCCATTCGACGCACAGAGTGTGGACATCGTCCTGCTCGGAACCGTCCTCCACATCAAGGCTGTCCGAAACCGAGCCACCGCCATGTTTGCCGAATTCAACCGCGTTCTCCGGCCAAACGGCACACTGGCTGTCCTTGAATGCAAAAAGGAAGAAGCAGACTTCGGCCCCCCGCTCCATTCCCGACTGTCCATACAAGACGTGCAGGCCATGGCCGCTCCAGTCGGCTTTCACACGGCCTCGACACATCGTTTCACCCACACCTATCTGCTCTGTCTATCGCCGGATGACAGCACAAAATGCTCGACTCCACACGGCAATTGACATGTGACAAGTTATCGGGCAGTGCTTATTTTTTTACCGCAAACAAGGAGCGTTGATGTCCGTTCGGTTCCAGGATCTTGCAATTGAAGTTGCTGAAAATCAGGGCCATTGACAGGAGCAAACCATTTCCTCTTCGCCGTCCTTTCAGGACTGCATCAAGGCCCTTTCGGCCTGCCTTCTCGTGGTTTTCCCAACCCCGCTCTCATTCAGTGCCCACTTTTTCCGCAACACCCTCACCACTCTGTCTCTGTTTGAAGCCCTTGGCACCGCCAACGGCCCATATCAATGACCACATGACCGATTCCGTGAATCGGTCTCAACGCATGGTGAAAAACAATGACCAAACCTGAAAAACCAATGAACCAATTGTCACACAACGACCCAAAAAACCGACTGGGATGGACTGACACTCTCGAACATCGAGTGACCGCACTCCCTATCTCGCCGCACACAATAGCCCGCGTCATCAGCGTCCAACGCGGACAATTCCTTGTCTCGGACGGTGTCCGGGAATGGCTATGCACGCCTGCGGGCCGCCTGAAGCGCGCCGCCAACCGGGACTATCCCGTGACCGGAGACTGGGTTACCATCGAAGCAACCATCGTCACCGGAGTCATTCCCCGAACCAACTTCCTGTCTCGCGGTGCTGCCGGATCACGAGGCCATCGGACCGATACCGCACTCCGGGAGCAGGCCATTGCCGCCAACATCGACACAGTCTTCATCGTGTGCGGGCTTGATCGGGACTTCAACACCCGTCGGCTCGAACGGTATCTGACCTTGGTCCACAATCAGGGCATTCCACCCGTGGTGGTCCTGACCAAAGCGGACCTGCATGACGATCCGACCCCATTCCTTGAAGAAGCCGAGGCCATTGCCTTTGGTGTGCCCGTGGTCATGACATCCATACAGGACGGCCGGGGAAAGACCGAATTGGAACACTGGCTCGAAGCAGGAAAGACCGTGGCCATGATCGGCTCGTCCGGTGCCGGAAAATCCACCCTTGCCAATTTGTTGCACGGAACGGATATTCAGGCCACCGGAGCGATCAGTGACAGTGTCGGCAAAGGCCGTCACACCACCACGGTCCGAGAGCTGCTTCGGATGCCACAGGGCGGGATGCTCATGGACAATCCGGGCATCCGTGAAATCGCCTTTCACGAAGAAGGCGACGGCCTGACCAGCACCTTTGCCGATATCCAGGCTCTGGCCGAATCCTGCCGCTTTGCCGATTGCTCGCATGAGCATGAACCCGGATGCGCGGTGCTTCACGCCGTCCAGACCGGGGAACTCAGTCAGGATCGGCTGGACAGTTATCACAAGATGGCCAAAGAAATGGAGTATATTGCCTCGCGACGCACCAAAAGCGCGGACCGCGTTGAAAAGGAACGATGGAAAAACGTGGCCCTGCACATCAAGAATCTCAAAAAACGCAACCGATAATCACCCATAAAAACACGCGCCACAGACAGACAACCTGTGGCGCGTGTTCACGAAAATGAATCCCGAAAAAAAGCGATTATGAATCAGGGATTTTCCTGCTCGCCCCCCTCCGTATTCGGAGCCTGAAAGCTTTCATCTTCCAATCCGGTCAAATCCCCGATGTCATGGCCGGTCTCCTCGGCCTTGAGCACGCGCCGCATGATCTTGCCTGAGCGGGTCTTGGGCAGGGCCTCACGGAATTCGATGGATTTTATCACGGCCACCGGGCCAAGTTCGTTACGGATGGTCCGTTTGAGGTCCTTGATGAGATCATCGTCAGGTTCAAACCCGCCATTGAGCTGCACAAACGCCTTGGCAGCCTCGCCCTTGATCTTGTCCGGCACCCCGATCACCGCACATTCGGACACGGCCCCGTGCATCCCGAAAGCGGCTTCAAGCTCTGCCGATCCGATACGATGTCCGGCGATGTTGATGACATCGTCAGCCCGGCCCTGAATCCAGATGTAGCCATCTTCATCCTTCTTTGCGACGTCACCCGCATAGTACACGCCGGGAACTTTCTCCCAACACGCCTTGAAGGCATCGTCATCATTCCAATATCCAGTCATCATGGCAGGCCAGGGTTTGGTCACCACCAACAATCCCCCCTTGCCAGGCGGGACCGGCTTCCCGTGCCGGTCAACAACATCACACTCCACCCCGGGCAATGGCTTGGTGACAGAGCCGGGCTTGAGCAGGGAAATGGGCAACGGCGCGATCATGAACATGCCGGTTTCCGTCTGCCACCAGGTGTCCAGCACCGGGCATTCGGACCGCCCGATATTCTTGTACAACCATGTCCAGGCCTCGGGAGCAATGGGCTCACCCACGGTCCCGAGCAAACGCAAACTCGAAAGATCATGTTGCTTGGGATACTGGGTGCCGAACCGCATGAGCATCCGAATCATGGTCGGCGCGGAATAAAAAATGGTAACTCCGTATTTGGCCACGATGGCCCAGAGTCGATCGGCCTGCGGATAATTGGGATGTCCCTCGTACATGACCGAGGTGGTCCCGGCCATGAGCGGCCCGTAGATACCGGCACTGTGGCCGGTCACCCACCCGGGATCAGCGGTACACCAGAAAATATCGGTTGGCTTGATGTCAAAAACCGTTGTCAGCGTCCGGTTGACACCCACCATGTACCCGGCATGGGAATGGACAATCCCCTTGGGTTTTCCTGTGGTCCCGGAGGTGTACATCAGAAAAAGCGGATCATCCGCGTCCATGACCTCGGTGGGAGCTTCATTGCGCTCCTGACGGACCAAATCCTCGTACTGAAAATCCCGTCCGTCCACCATGTCCACACTCAGGTTGCACCGCCGGACCACCACCATGGAATCGACACAATCCGCGCAGGCACCGATCAAAGCTTCATCCGCAGTTTCCTTGAGACTGACGATCCGTCCGTTGCGATAGAATCCATCCGCCGTGATAACCAGCTTGGCATGGGCGTCATTGATGCGCTGCCGCAAGGCCTTGGCCGAAAAACCGGCGAAGACCACGGAATGAATCGCCCCGATCTTGGCGATCGCCAACATGGAAATCACGGTTTCAGGCAAGGGCGGCATGTAGATGACGACTCGGTCACCTTTGCGAATGCCTAATGAGCGCAGGGCATTAGCAAACCGATTCACTTCACGGTACAATTCGAAATACGTATATTTGCGCTGGTCGCCGGGTTCGCCTTCCCAGATCAGGGCAAGCTTGTTCTTGTTGGCGGTCTCGATGTGTCGATCCAAGGCGTTGTACACGATATTGCACCGCGCACCGGGAAACCAGCGATAGAATGGTGCGTCCTTGTCGTCGAGCACCTGATCCCACTTCTTGAACCAATCCAGATCATCGGCGGCTTCTTCCCAATATCCCATGAAATCCATCTGAGAGAATCGACGCGCCGCGTCCAATTCCTGGGGATTGACATTGGCCTCGATAACCAATTGCGGAAGCGGGCGAAACACGCGCTCTTCCTGCAACAAGCTGTCTACTGTTCCTGGCTGGTCCATATTTCCTCCTCGCCGTCAACGGTTCGGCGAGTCTCTTTCATAACAATTTATCCCGGCAAATCCCGCGTTATTCGGTCAGCGGTTGCCCGAGCACGTTCAACGGTTACAATCCGATGATCTTCTTCAACTCCGCGATTCGCCGGCGGCTGATGGGCAACTCGATCCGGGTCCGGCCTGCCGTGCGCAGCATGAAGTTTGACCCCGGCATACTCGCGATTTCGGTCACCATGTCGAGATTCACCAAATACTTGCGATGCACCCGGAAAAACCGGTGCGGTCCCAGTCGATCTTCCAGATTCTTGAGGCGATGGGATGAAAGAAATTTCTGATTCGCCGTGTGGATATAGGAATAATCCTCAAAGGCCTCCACAAAAATGATCTGATCATACGGAATGAGAATGGTCCGCCCATCCTGACTCACGGCGAGCTTATCGATCTCCGGCCTGCGATTGGCGGTCTGATCCCACGCGGTTTTCAATGCGGCCAAAAAGGAATCCTGCTCTTCTTCGGGCAAGGGCAGCTTCACGGTCTGTTCCGTGTTTTCATCGCGGGATTCAGTCGCGGCATCCATCTGTGGTTGGGGCGGAGGAACTTCCCGAAACCGGGACTTGAAGGTCTGAAGCCGGTCCATGGTCCGGGCCATACGCCCTGGCGCAGGCGGCCAAAGCAGGTAGTCCGTGGCTCCCAACTCAAAAGCGGCATACGCCTGATTTTCCGTATCGGAAATAAACACCAGAGCGGGTTTGTTCTTGCGACCTCCCAACATCTGGGCCATCTCGATACCACTGGTGCCCCCCGACAAATCGATGCCGAGAAAAAACACGCCATATGGAATGGCTTCAAGCAGTTCCATGGCCT
Encoded here:
- the acs gene encoding acetate--CoA ligase, with product MDQPGTVDSLLQEERVFRPLPQLVIEANVNPQELDAARRFSQMDFMGYWEEAADDLDWFKKWDQVLDDKDAPFYRWFPGARCNIVYNALDRHIETANKNKLALIWEGEPGDQRKYTYFELYREVNRFANALRSLGIRKGDRVVIYMPPLPETVISMLAIAKIGAIHSVVFAGFSAKALRQRINDAHAKLVITADGFYRNGRIVSLKETADEALIGACADCVDSMVVVRRCNLSVDMVDGRDFQYEDLVRQERNEAPTEVMDADDPLFLMYTSGTTGKPKGIVHSHAGYMVGVNRTLTTVFDIKPTDIFWCTADPGWVTGHSAGIYGPLMAGTTSVMYEGHPNYPQADRLWAIVAKYGVTIFYSAPTMIRMLMRFGTQYPKQHDLSSLRLLGTVGEPIAPEAWTWLYKNIGRSECPVLDTWWQTETGMFMIAPLPISLLKPGSVTKPLPGVECDVVDRHGKPVPPGKGGLLVVTKPWPAMMTGYWNDDDAFKACWEKVPGVYYAGDVAKKDEDGYIWIQGRADDVINIAGHRIGSAELEAAFGMHGAVSECAVIGVPDKIKGEAAKAFVQLNGGFEPDDDLIKDLKRTIRNELGPVAVIKSIEFREALPKTRSGKIMRRVLKAEETGHDIGDLTGLEDESFQAPNTEGGEQENP
- a CDS encoding LytTR family DNA-binding domain-containing protein produces the protein MPTLKALLIHPDPDVRTALRDALEEVAFIQVLGEAVTALEAMELLEAIPYGVFFLGIDLSGGTSGIEMAQMLGGRKNKPALVFISDTENQAYAAFELGATDYLLWPPAPGRMARTMDRLQTFKSRFREVPPPQPQMDAATESRDENTEQTVKLPLPEEEQDSFLAALKTAWDQTANRRPEIDKLAVSQDGRTILIPYDQIIFVEAFEDYSYIHTANQKFLSSHRLKNLEDRLGPHRFFRVHRKYLVNLDMVTEIASMPGSNFMLRTAGRTRIELPISRRRIAELKKIIGL
- a CDS encoding methylglyoxal synthase, encoding MKKVKNIAVVAHDNCKGELLDFIDCNRTMMVEHHLIATGTTGRMVETLFKERSSKKDGVTFKKVRRLKSGPLGGDQQLGALIAGGEVDILIFFWDPMEPQPHDVDVKALLRLAVLYNIPTASNRSSAEFLISSAFFDHEFSIKRGEYFEYADRNVKEW
- a CDS encoding MarR family transcriptional regulator gives rise to the protein MTSKENSIKALTGRLRRIITKHARIEELPIRTGTNVGLTAKEVHCLNAIGEQEGANVKQIGDMLDVTKSAASQMIGKLEKKGFTRKGKAVGNDKEILVSLTDAGWEAFQAHKEFHERHFTTLVDRLEAFPDTQIAVAAAILATVETTVDERIAELFTD
- a CDS encoding class I SAM-dependent methyltransferase, with the protein product MSHHSQAAPTRHKGPGPTSFWIQSADAVFNHLPLHTGMTFMDAGCGAGEYTLHAARMLGPTGHVIALDTVESSVAWLNTTQHEPGMAPIQGHICDITTPLPFDAQSVDIVLLGTVLHIKAVRNRATAMFAEFNRVLRPNGTLAVLECKKEEADFGPPLHSRLSIQDVQAMAAPVGFHTASTHRFTHTYLLCLSPDDSTKCSTPHGN
- a CDS encoding class I SAM-dependent methyltransferase, with the translated sequence MHTISTDGISDAVADTLFITLYMRCLETQRSDRIINDPEACRMVETLKYDFSVYDAATRSQIGTCIRVRTFDTITTEFIETHADPVIVNLGCGLDTRSNRIGLDKGVYYNIDLPEVMELRDILLPPDDKNISIHTSLFDMTWMRDIRNVHPDADILVLSEGVLMYFTEAEIRPVLEEIARILSPGELVFDACTDFGCKMSSRHDTIKHTNARFQWGLNDNTLPEQWAPNIHLHDVSYYMHQEKHRWDTVSKCMAYIPAFAKAFKMLHYTIAPARA
- the rsgA gene encoding ribosome small subunit-dependent GTPase A — protein: MTKPEKPMNQLSHNDPKNRLGWTDTLEHRVTALPISPHTIARVISVQRGQFLVSDGVREWLCTPAGRLKRAANRDYPVTGDWVTIEATIVTGVIPRTNFLSRGAAGSRGHRTDTALREQAIAANIDTVFIVCGLDRDFNTRRLERYLTLVHNQGIPPVVVLTKADLHDDPTPFLEEAEAIAFGVPVVMTSIQDGRGKTELEHWLEAGKTVAMIGSSGAGKSTLANLLHGTDIQATGAISDSVGKGRHTTTVRELLRMPQGGMLMDNPGIREIAFHEEGDGLTSTFADIQALAESCRFADCSHEHEPGCAVLHAVQTGELSQDRLDSYHKMAKEMEYIASRRTKSADRVEKERWKNVALHIKNLKKRNR